The following are from one region of the Corynebacterium hindlerae genome:
- a CDS encoding vWA domain-containing protein: protein MEWLKEHNKDIVTDTMRRPADPAVQLLPEHQKNNLIELPFPARQSVAEDLLDTFKNELRAPGRTVFVLDKSGSMEGDRMASLHGILQDLVAGTAKTQTGPVGFHNRERITVIGFNSTIDQPVTTEFRKNDATKSKELTNAITSLKPYGQTAIYDALITAYRQFQEEPPKDGEIPSIVLMSDGGSNTGAKYQDFVEFHQTLSPEQRRIPVFVILYGEANAKEMEQVATLTGGKTFDAQGGDLGGAFKETR, encoded by the coding sequence GTGGAATGGCTTAAAGAACACAACAAGGACATTGTCACCGACACCATGCGACGCCCCGCGGACCCGGCAGTGCAGCTGCTACCGGAACATCAGAAAAACAACCTCATCGAGCTGCCATTTCCGGCACGGCAGTCAGTGGCGGAAGACCTGTTGGACACCTTCAAAAATGAGCTGCGAGCGCCAGGACGGACCGTGTTCGTGCTTGACAAGTCCGGGTCCATGGAAGGGGATCGGATGGCAAGTCTGCACGGTATCTTGCAAGATCTCGTTGCGGGCACTGCAAAAACTCAGACCGGTCCCGTTGGGTTCCACAACCGCGAACGCATCACTGTCATCGGATTCAATAGCACGATTGATCAGCCGGTCACTACCGAATTCCGCAAAAACGACGCCACCAAGAGCAAAGAGTTAACGAACGCGATCACCAGTCTTAAACCGTACGGACAAACCGCGATTTACGACGCCCTCATCACCGCATACCGCCAATTCCAGGAAGAGCCACCAAAGGACGGCGAGATTCCCTCAATCGTGCTTATGTCCGACGGCGGCTCCAATACTGGAGCGAAATACCAAGACTTTGTCGAGTTTCACCAAACCTTAAGCCCCGAACAGCGTCGGATTCCGGTATTCGTCATTTTGTATGGTGAGGCCAATGCGAAAGAAATGGAGCAGGTGGCCACGCTGACCGGCGGGAAAACCTTCGATGCACAGGGTGGCGACCTCGGCGGTGCCTTTAAGGAGACTCGTTGA
- a CDS encoding Trm112 family protein — protein sequence MSIDPKLLEVLVCPQDKGPLTYLETEQMLVNERLGVAYRVDDGIPVMLADEAVTWPPAN from the coding sequence ATGAGTATAGATCCGAAGTTGCTGGAAGTGCTGGTGTGCCCGCAAGACAAAGGGCCACTGACGTATCTGGAGACCGAGCAGATGCTGGTCAATGAGCGACTCGGAGTGGCCTATCGCGTTGACGATGGCATCCCCGTGATGCTCGCAGACGAAGCAGTAACCTGGCCACCCGCTAATTAA
- the tyrS gene encoding tyrosine--tRNA ligase has product MNIIDELSWRGLINQSTDIDALREACEQPITLYCGFDPTGDSLHAGHLVPMIMLRRFQEAGHRPLTLAGGATGFIGDPRDVGERTMLSQETIEHNLEAIKSQLRRFVSFDGDNPAIMVNNADWTMNMSVIDFLRDVGKNFSLNTMLDRDTVKRRLESDGISYTEFSYMLLQSNDYVQLRREYDCVLQIGGGDQWGNIVSGVDLNRRVDGAKVHGLTVPLVTDASGQKFGKSTGGGKLWLDAEKTSPYSWYQYFLNVGDSVVIDYLRWFTFLTQEEIAFYEEAVAERPFKREAQRRLAQEMTTLVHGAEATAAVELAAQALFGRASLAELDEKTLAGALSETTIFEAPADATIVDLLVGAGLAASKGDARRTIKEGGAYVNNDRIDSEEWAPSDAEWIHGQWLVLRKGKKNFAGAKRAES; this is encoded by the coding sequence ATGAACATCATTGACGAACTCTCCTGGCGCGGACTCATTAACCAGTCCACCGACATCGATGCGCTCCGCGAGGCGTGCGAACAGCCCATCACCCTGTACTGCGGTTTCGATCCGACCGGTGATTCCCTGCATGCCGGGCACCTGGTGCCCATGATCATGCTGCGCCGTTTCCAGGAGGCCGGCCACCGTCCGCTCACCCTCGCCGGAGGGGCTACTGGGTTCATCGGCGACCCACGAGACGTGGGGGAGCGCACCATGCTCAGCCAGGAAACCATCGAACACAACTTGGAGGCCATTAAGAGCCAGCTCCGCCGATTCGTCTCCTTCGATGGGGATAACCCGGCGATCATGGTGAACAACGCGGACTGGACCATGAACATGTCCGTCATCGACTTCCTGCGCGATGTAGGCAAGAACTTCTCCCTGAACACCATGCTGGATCGTGACACCGTCAAACGACGCCTAGAATCCGATGGCATTTCCTACACCGAGTTCTCTTACATGCTGCTGCAGTCCAATGACTACGTGCAGCTGCGACGCGAATACGACTGCGTGCTGCAGATCGGTGGCGGTGATCAGTGGGGCAACATTGTTTCCGGTGTAGACCTCAACCGTCGCGTGGACGGCGCAAAGGTCCATGGCCTGACCGTGCCACTCGTGACCGACGCCTCTGGGCAAAAGTTCGGCAAATCTACCGGTGGTGGCAAACTGTGGCTCGACGCGGAAAAGACGTCCCCATACTCCTGGTACCAGTACTTCCTCAACGTCGGCGATTCAGTAGTGATCGACTACCTGCGCTGGTTCACCTTCCTCACCCAGGAAGAGATCGCGTTCTACGAAGAAGCTGTGGCAGAGCGCCCATTCAAGCGTGAGGCGCAACGTCGCCTTGCCCAGGAAATGACCACCCTGGTTCACGGGGCTGAGGCAACCGCCGCAGTTGAACTGGCAGCGCAGGCACTGTTCGGGCGAGCTTCGCTCGCTGAACTAGACGAGAAGACGCTCGCTGGCGCACTGTCTGAGACCACAATCTTCGAAGCTCCCGCAGATGCCACGATCGTTGATCTGCTCGTCGGGGCGGGATTGGCGGCATCCAAGGGTGATGCCCGGCGCACCATCAAGGAAGGTGGTGCCTACGTGAACAACGATCGAATTGACTCCGAAGAGTGGGCACCGTCCGACGCAGAATGGATCCACGGACAGTGGTTGGTTCTACGCAAGGGCAAGAAGAACTTTGCCGGAGCGAAGCGGGCTGAGAGTTAG